A section of the Deltaproteobacteria bacterium genome encodes:
- a CDS encoding glycosyltransferase: MGLRRAARSGRAADARRAARLRRRRARELQASRRPHAPRRRAPHADVQGRQARAAHAHGGGAIADGLTLSLVIPFYNQRARARQTASEAARFLRERFAEQAELIVVDDGSSPGQAVEAGDVPPGVTLIRQPQNLGKGGAVRSGVARARGEFIVFTDSDLPFSLDPLPTTLAWLRDGADIVVGDRLHPDSVCATQVTPLRQLSSVVYTWMVKHLLGLDFPDTQCGYKGYRAAVAKDLFGRLDVTSFAFEAEVLLRAQTAGCQIRRQPLRLVHNEETSVRLSRHAPRMFLDTLRIAWRARRGRYG, encoded by the coding sequence GTGGGCCTTCGTCGTGCCGCGCGATCCGGCCGAGCCGCCGACGCTCGCCGAGCTGCGCGCCTTCGTCGGCGCCGAGCTCGCGAGCTTCAAGCGTCCCGACGGCCTCACGCTCCTCGACGACGTGCCCCTCACGCCGATGTTCAAGGTCGACAGGCGCGCGCTGCGCACGCTCATGGAGGAGGCGCCATCGCCGACGGCCTGACCCTCTCCCTGGTGATCCCCTTCTACAACCAGCGGGCGCGCGCTCGGCAGACCGCCAGCGAGGCGGCTCGCTTTCTGCGCGAGCGGTTCGCGGAGCAGGCGGAGCTGATCGTCGTCGACGACGGGAGCAGCCCGGGCCAGGCGGTCGAGGCCGGGGACGTCCCACCGGGGGTCACGCTCATCCGTCAGCCCCAGAACCTCGGCAAGGGCGGCGCGGTCAGGAGCGGCGTGGCGCGCGCGCGCGGCGAGTTCATCGTCTTCACCGACTCCGACCTGCCCTTCTCCCTCGACCCGCTGCCGACGACCCTCGCCTGGCTCCGGGACGGCGCGGACATCGTCGTCGGCGACCGCCTCCACCCCGATTCGGTGTGCGCCACGCAGGTGACGCCGCTCCGCCAGCTCTCGAGCGTCGTCTACACGTGGATGGTGAAGCACCTGCTCGGCCTCGACTTCCCCGACACGCAGTGCGGCTACAAGGGCTACCGGGCGGCGGTGGCGAAGGACCTCTTCGGGCGCCTCGACGTCACGAGCTTCGCCTTCGAGGCCGAGGTCCTGCTGCGCGCGCAGACGGCGGGCTGTCAGATCCGCCGCCAGCCGCTCCGGCTCGTCCACAACGAGGAGACGTCGGTCCGACTCTCCCGGCACGCGCCGCGGATGTTCCTCGACACGCTGCGCATCGCCTGGCGCGCGCGCCGCGGACGCTATGGCTGA
- a CDS encoding tetratricopeptide repeat protein gives MAEGRWMARLRAGATVFAVGFTWAFLLSYFKPSLLLLDTTIAGGDTPSFLRPIHHLRDTLLPAGNPQGWDLGNFCGYAPYQFYFLPPSLTIVALSYVIPLNVAFKLVTVVGSFLLPLTTTLALRALGYAFPVPALGAVASLLFLFNEGNSMWGGNIPSTLAGEFAHSLGFAFAVLFLGLLYRGIEENRRWRSCSIVLAVAGLCHPVAFLNAATPGLFFLFDRRHFARNVRYLALVYAGAVLLMGFWLVPLVAKLGYATSINWKWHFASWKDLMPRIFYPVAALAGLDILWMAVYRRPTDRPGRYLLFGAVAATLSFFNGTAVGLPEIRFVPCVYFLGLLLAVDLVARLLALTPAAPLGALAFAAAIVAWVMTSISFVPTWINWNYEGLERKPSYGLLTGILGAVHGTITDPRVAYENSPLHDRFGSMRVFEDLPLLAGRPTLEGVLLQTAVTSPPIYWLQSQISKQGSGVIPGYSYPSMDLARATPRLALFNASDMITVTPEVTGQLEQDPRWQRTFHQAPYSVFHLKNADGHYVRVPRFRPVLLETARWKRDFVRWFATDSMLDVPIVAAASVPADERDRFPLASRSAVDLPRERLPEGCRIEEHLDHMAIDFTTTCPGLPHVVAVSYYPNWHVEGARRTYLVSPAFMLVFPDGPHVRLVFRRVASDWLGIAATLAGLGLCLTALRRPAAAVEPSPAVAEALGAARPWALGLGIVFVVLATTWNVTRDYGAGFFYQRGWKAFAAQDYPNALWNFSRAIELGGESSTAADATFFHAASLLRSGDPAGALAGYRAVVERFPDSVWVAESHYHVGLCLKQLGRRREAKARFRYVMVTYPGNRWAGFAAEQFRELRAQRRSARG, from the coding sequence ATGGCTGAGGGTCGCTGGATGGCCCGCCTGCGGGCCGGAGCGACGGTGTTCGCCGTAGGCTTCACGTGGGCCTTTCTGCTCTCCTATTTCAAGCCCTCGCTGCTCCTGCTCGACACCACGATCGCCGGCGGCGACACGCCCTCGTTCCTCCGCCCGATCCACCACCTGCGCGACACCCTCCTGCCGGCGGGCAACCCGCAGGGCTGGGACCTCGGCAACTTCTGCGGCTACGCGCCCTACCAGTTCTACTTCCTGCCGCCGTCGCTCACCATCGTGGCGCTCTCGTACGTCATCCCGTTGAACGTCGCCTTCAAGCTGGTCACCGTGGTCGGGAGTTTCCTCCTGCCGCTCACCACCACCCTCGCGCTGCGCGCGCTCGGCTACGCCTTCCCCGTACCGGCGCTCGGGGCGGTGGCGAGCCTCCTCTTCCTCTTCAACGAGGGAAACTCGATGTGGGGCGGCAACATCCCGAGCACGCTCGCCGGCGAGTTCGCCCACAGCCTCGGCTTCGCCTTCGCCGTCCTCTTCCTCGGCCTCCTCTATCGCGGCATCGAGGAGAACCGCCGCTGGCGCTCATGTTCGATCGTCCTGGCGGTCGCCGGCCTCTGCCACCCGGTGGCCTTCCTGAACGCCGCCACGCCGGGCCTCTTCTTCCTGTTCGACCGCCGGCACTTCGCGCGCAACGTCCGCTACCTGGCGCTCGTCTACGCGGGCGCCGTGCTGCTCATGGGGTTCTGGCTCGTGCCGCTCGTCGCCAAGCTCGGCTACGCGACGTCGATCAACTGGAAGTGGCACTTCGCCTCGTGGAAGGACCTGATGCCGCGCATCTTCTACCCGGTGGCCGCACTCGCGGGCCTCGACATCCTCTGGATGGCGGTCTACCGGCGGCCCACCGACCGACCCGGGCGCTACCTCCTCTTCGGCGCCGTGGCAGCCACGCTGAGCTTCTTCAACGGGACCGCGGTCGGCCTGCCCGAGATCCGCTTCGTCCCCTGCGTCTACTTCCTGGGCCTGCTCCTCGCCGTCGACCTCGTCGCGCGGCTCCTCGCGCTCACGCCGGCGGCGCCCCTCGGCGCCCTCGCGTTCGCCGCGGCCATCGTCGCCTGGGTGATGACCTCGATCAGCTTCGTCCCCACCTGGATCAACTGGAACTACGAGGGTCTGGAGCGGAAGCCGTCGTACGGGCTGCTCACCGGGATCCTCGGCGCCGTGCACGGCACGATCACCGACCCGCGCGTCGCCTACGAGAACTCGCCGCTGCACGACCGCTTCGGCAGCATGCGCGTGTTCGAGGACCTGCCGCTGCTCGCCGGCCGGCCCACGCTGGAGGGCGTGCTCCTGCAGACCGCGGTCACGTCGCCGCCGATCTACTGGCTCCAGTCGCAGATCTCGAAGCAGGGAAGCGGCGTGATTCCCGGCTACAGCTACCCGTCGATGGACCTGGCCCGCGCCACGCCGCGGCTCGCCCTCTTCAACGCGAGCGACATGATCACGGTCACTCCGGAGGTGACCGGCCAGCTCGAGCAGGATCCGCGCTGGCAGCGCACCTTCCACCAGGCCCCGTACTCGGTCTTCCACCTGAAGAACGCGGACGGCCACTACGTGCGGGTGCCGCGCTTCCGGCCCGTGCTCCTCGAGACGGCGCGCTGGAAGCGGGATTTCGTCCGCTGGTTCGCCACCGACTCGATGCTCGACGTGCCGATCGTCGCCGCGGCGAGCGTGCCCGCCGACGAGCGCGATCGCTTCCCGCTCGCGAGCCGCTCCGCGGTCGACCTGCCGCGCGAGCGGCTGCCCGAGGGCTGCCGCATCGAGGAGCACCTCGACCACATGGCGATCGACTTCACCACCACCTGCCCCGGGCTGCCGCACGTGGTCGCCGTCTCCTACTACCCGAACTGGCACGTCGAGGGCGCGCGCCGCACGTATCTCGTGAGCCCGGCCTTCATGCTCGTCTTCCCCGACGGGCCGCACGTGCGCCTCGTCTTCCGGCGCGTCGCGTCCGACTGGCTCGGCATCGCGGCCACCCTCGCCGGTCTCGGGCTCTGCCTGACGGCGCTCCGGCGGCCGGCGGCAGCGGTCGAGCCCTCGCCGGCGGTGGCCGAGGCGCTCGGCGCCGCGCGGCCGTGGGCCCTCGGCCTCGGCATCGTGTTCGTGGTGCTCGCGACCACCTGGAACGTCACCCGGGACTACGGCGCCGGCTTCTTCTACCAGCGCGGCTGGAAGGCCTTCGCCGCGCAGGACTACCCGAACGCGCTCTGGAACTTCTCGCGCGCGATCGAGCTCGGGGGCGAATCCTCGACCGCCGCCGATGCCACCTTCTTCCACGCCGCGAGCCTGCTCCGCTCGGGCGACCCCGCGGGGGCGCTCGCCGGCTACCGCGCCGTCGTCGAGCGCTTCCCCGACAGCGTCTGGGTGGCCGAGAGCCACTACCACGTGGGCCTCTGCCTGAAGCAGCTCGGGCGGCGGCGAGAGGCCAAGGCCCGCTTCCGCTACGTCATGGTGACGTACCCCGGAAACCGCTGGGCCGGCTTCGCCGCCGAGCAGTTCCGCGAGCTGCGCGCGCAGCGTCGGAGCGCGCGTGGCTAG
- a CDS encoding LLM class flavin-dependent oxidoreductase: MEFGIFYEHQLPRPWTEDAEERLLRDALDQVELADRLGVGYAWEVEHHFLEEYSHSPAPEVFLAAASQRTKRIRLGHGIVLMPPGYNHPARVAERIAMLDLVSGGRVEFGTGESASRMELEGFGVSPAEKRAMWEEAVAQVALMLSRTPYPGHQGKYFSMPPRNVVPKPVQKPHPPMWLACSSRPMIHLAARLGLGALTFAFIDVAEARHWVADYYETFKRECTPIAQAVNPTIAMVTGFMCHDDANEAVRRGLEGFQFFGYALGHYYLFGSHVPGRTSVWDAFRGNQIPMPGGSGGIGTPDHVRDNLRAFEEAGVDQTVFIQQGGHNRHEHICESLELFAARVMPEFQERHEARRRRKAEELAPYVERALARRTPPPEPRELPTVQAYGRNILTGEATYDR; the protein is encoded by the coding sequence ATGGAGTTCGGCATCTTCTACGAGCATCAGCTCCCCCGGCCCTGGACCGAGGACGCCGAGGAACGGCTCCTCCGCGACGCGCTCGACCAGGTCGAGCTCGCGGACCGCCTCGGCGTCGGCTACGCGTGGGAGGTCGAGCACCACTTCCTCGAGGAGTACTCGCACTCGCCGGCGCCCGAGGTCTTCCTCGCCGCGGCGAGCCAGCGGACGAAGCGCATCCGCCTGGGCCACGGCATCGTGCTCATGCCGCCGGGGTACAACCACCCCGCGCGCGTGGCGGAGCGGATCGCCATGCTGGACCTCGTCTCGGGCGGACGGGTCGAGTTCGGCACCGGGGAGTCCGCCTCGCGCATGGAGCTCGAGGGCTTCGGCGTCTCGCCCGCGGAGAAGCGGGCGATGTGGGAGGAGGCCGTCGCGCAGGTGGCCCTCATGCTCTCCCGCACGCCGTACCCCGGCCACCAGGGCAAGTACTTCTCGATGCCGCCCCGCAACGTCGTGCCGAAGCCCGTCCAGAAGCCCCATCCGCCGATGTGGCTCGCGTGCTCGTCGCGCCCGATGATCCACCTGGCGGCCCGGCTCGGGCTCGGCGCGCTCACCTTCGCCTTCATCGACGTCGCCGAGGCGCGGCACTGGGTCGCCGACTACTACGAGACCTTCAAGCGCGAGTGCACGCCGATCGCACAGGCGGTCAACCCGACCATCGCCATGGTGACGGGTTTCATGTGCCACGACGACGCCAACGAGGCCGTGCGGCGCGGACTCGAGGGGTTCCAGTTCTTCGGCTACGCGCTCGGCCACTACTATCTCTTCGGCAGCCACGTGCCGGGGCGGACGAGCGTCTGGGACGCCTTCCGCGGCAATCAGATCCCGATGCCGGGCGGGAGCGGCGGCATCGGCACGCCCGACCACGTGCGTGACAACCTGCGGGCGTTCGAGGAAGCCGGCGTCGACCAGACGGTCTTCATCCAGCAGGGCGGGCACAACCGCCACGAGCACATCTGCGAGTCGCTCGAGCTGTTCGCGGCGCGGGTCATGCCGGAATTCCAGGAGCGGCACGAGGCGCGCCGGCGGCGGAAGGCGGAGGAGCTGGCGCCGTACGTCGAGCGCGCGCTCGCCCGCCGCACGCCGCCACCGGAGCCGCGGGAGCTCCCGACGGTGCAAGCCTACGGTCGAAACATTCTCACGGGCGAGGCGACCTATGACCGCTGA
- a CDS encoding Gfo/Idh/MocA family oxidoreductase: protein MSGRPPLRAAVVGAGRMGMVHGHLLQVHPETELVGLVDRDLSLADHLASQGLRAPLYPSIEALYGATNPEAVFICTPTHTHLAVVRECLARPVHLFVEKPLATSRADAEAILRLASDARVMHAAGYVYAHLPVVQAAHQLVAKGVLGEVLRFTAHAYVSEVFGPKQGWFFQKEQAGGGVVANMASHLLFILGWLFGPIRGVTASTRSHFSRVDDSAQVLFTFATGVRGLLDTSWSVPGTQMLDYGLTIDGRNGTLVLGRERILLHLLVPAAGHDAGWSEIHASDLPADTAFDVSPHIGGEAFYRQLQTFVDACRSGVLPFCSLAEACNTQRMIEAIYASAAAGTPVEA, encoded by the coding sequence GTGAGCGGGAGGCCGCCCCTCCGCGCCGCGGTCGTCGGCGCCGGTCGCATGGGCATGGTGCACGGGCACCTGCTGCAGGTCCACCCCGAGACCGAGCTGGTCGGCCTCGTCGACCGCGACCTGAGCCTGGCGGACCACCTGGCGAGCCAGGGGCTCCGCGCGCCGCTCTACCCGAGCATCGAGGCGCTGTACGGCGCCACGAACCCCGAGGCCGTCTTCATCTGCACCCCCACCCACACCCATCTCGCCGTCGTGAGGGAGTGCCTCGCGCGGCCCGTGCATCTCTTCGTCGAGAAGCCGCTCGCGACGTCCCGCGCCGACGCGGAAGCGATCCTGCGGCTCGCGAGCGACGCGCGGGTCATGCACGCCGCCGGCTACGTCTACGCGCACCTGCCCGTCGTCCAGGCGGCGCACCAGCTCGTGGCCAAGGGCGTGCTGGGCGAGGTGCTGCGCTTCACGGCTCACGCCTACGTGAGCGAGGTGTTCGGCCCGAAGCAGGGCTGGTTCTTCCAGAAGGAGCAGGCCGGCGGCGGCGTGGTGGCCAACATGGCCTCGCACCTCCTCTTCATCCTCGGCTGGCTCTTCGGCCCGATCCGCGGCGTCACGGCGAGCACCCGCTCGCACTTCAGCCGCGTCGACGACTCCGCGCAGGTCCTGTTCACCTTCGCGACCGGCGTGCGCGGTCTGCTCGACACCTCGTGGAGCGTCCCCGGGACGCAGATGCTCGACTACGGCCTCACCATCGACGGCCGCAACGGCACCCTCGTGCTCGGCCGCGAGCGCATCCTGCTCCACCTGCTCGTGCCCGCGGCCGGCCACGACGCCGGGTGGAGCGAGATCCACGCGAGCGACCTGCCCGCGGACACGGCGTTCGACGTGAGCCCGCACATCGGCGGCGAGGCCTTCTACCGCCAGCTCCAGACCTTCGTCGACGCGTGCCGGAGCGGCGTGCTGCCCTTCTGCTCGCTCGCCGAGGCCTGCAACACGCAGCGCATGATCGAGGCGATCTATGCCTCGGCGGCCGCCGGCACCCCGGTCGAGGCGTGA
- a CDS encoding Uma2 family endonuclease, translating into MARPAPRERDEETIPVPATVKFPVELMPPPGFDPPRLETWPRVEGRLEWVEGRLLYMPPCGDRQQDTVADVVITLGNWVRSHPEFVVGTNEAGMFLGEDGRGADAAIWRRADVGPYQGGFRRVPPLLAVEVAGRYERERQLREKARWYLEASVPVVWIVLPKKREVLIVTAAGDTRHRRGERLPGDPRLPGLAPMVDELFVQVSRAAG; encoded by the coding sequence ATGGCGAGGCCCGCCCCGAGAGAGCGCGACGAGGAGACGATTCCAGTCCCCGCCACGGTGAAGTTCCCCGTCGAGCTCATGCCACCGCCCGGGTTCGACCCCCCGCGGCTCGAGACCTGGCCGCGCGTCGAGGGGCGCCTCGAGTGGGTGGAGGGGAGGCTGCTCTACATGCCGCCGTGCGGGGACCGGCAGCAGGACACCGTGGCCGACGTGGTGATCACCCTCGGAAACTGGGTGCGCTCGCATCCGGAATTCGTCGTCGGGACCAACGAGGCGGGGATGTTCCTCGGCGAGGATGGCCGCGGCGCCGACGCGGCGATCTGGCGCCGTGCGGACGTGGGACCCTACCAGGGCGGCTTCCGGCGCGTACCGCCGCTGCTGGCCGTCGAGGTGGCGGGCCGCTACGAGCGCGAACGCCAGCTGCGGGAGAAGGCGCGCTGGTACCTCGAGGCCAGCGTGCCGGTCGTCTGGATCGTCCTGCCGAAGAAGCGCGAGGTCCTGATCGTCACGGCCGCGGGCGATACCCGCCATCGGCGGGGCGAGCGGCTGCCGGGCGATCCCCGTCTTCCAGGGCTCGCCCCGATGGTCGATGAGCTCTTCGTCCAGGTGTCGCGAGCCGCCGGGTAG
- a CDS encoding Uma2 family endonuclease translates to MHALVASASPLVRRYTLDEFFTLEPPPGGGHYELIAGVLYMVPPPTGPHHLVASRLTVAFATYAAAHPERCVLFVPRTPIWTPANTYLEPDLFLVATERLSTMDAGRLTTADLVVEILSPGSAMYDRTAKADTYAALGVGELWLVDIEKRGIEQRALAEGTWRVAGTHTGASRIEAVTFPGLSVVPAEVFGA, encoded by the coding sequence ATGCACGCCCTCGTGGCCTCGGCATCCCCTCTCGTGCGGCGCTACACGCTCGACGAGTTCTTCACACTCGAGCCGCCGCCCGGCGGGGGGCACTACGAGCTGATCGCGGGGGTGCTCTACATGGTGCCGCCACCGACCGGTCCCCACCACCTGGTAGCGTCGCGTCTGACGGTTGCCTTTGCCACCTACGCGGCAGCCCATCCCGAGCGGTGCGTGCTCTTCGTCCCCCGGACGCCCATCTGGACCCCGGCGAACACGTACCTGGAGCCCGACCTGTTCCTCGTCGCCACCGAGCGTCTGAGCACGATGGATGCCGGGAGGCTCACGACCGCGGACCTGGTGGTGGAGATCCTGTCGCCGGGGTCGGCGATGTACGACCGGACGGCGAAAGCTGACACCTACGCGGCACTGGGCGTCGGCGAGCTCTGGCTCGTCGACATCGAGAAGCGGGGGATCGAGCAGCGGGCGCTGGCGGAGGGCACCTGGCGCGTCGCCGGGACGCACACCGGCGCCAGCCGGATCGAGGCGGTTACGTTCCCGGGCCTGTCGGTCGTTCCGGCCGAAGTCTTCGGCGCCTGA
- a CDS encoding Uma2 family endonuclease yields MHCLAPWAAVPIAPMAQPATTRLRAEPRYTTSRYFALPAEGVLTAEDRVELFEGLIVAMAPESPRHAAGLQQASEALSRAVGPRAVVRVQRPLVAGRYSVPVPDVAVVPGLRSDYVDTHPTTALLVIEIADSTIVQDRITKAVIYAAAGVPEYWLVNFRDDRAEVFRGPDRSTRSYAENFIAGRGSRLELRTLPGVGVAVDELLPSGRS; encoded by the coding sequence ATGCATTGCCTCGCTCCGTGGGCGGCGGTACCCATCGCCCCGATGGCACAGCCCGCAACGACCCGGCTGCGCGCGGAGCCCCGCTACACGACCAGCCGCTACTTCGCCCTCCCGGCGGAGGGCGTGCTCACGGCGGAAGACCGCGTCGAGCTCTTCGAGGGGTTGATCGTGGCGATGGCGCCGGAGAGTCCGCGGCACGCGGCGGGCCTCCAGCAGGCGTCGGAGGCGCTTTCGCGCGCCGTTGGCCCGCGCGCAGTCGTGCGCGTGCAGCGGCCCCTCGTCGCCGGCAGATATTCGGTCCCGGTGCCGGACGTCGCCGTCGTGCCCGGGCTCAGGTCCGACTACGTCGACACGCATCCCACGACGGCGCTCCTCGTCATCGAGATCGCCGACTCGACGATCGTCCAGGACCGGATCACGAAGGCGGTGATCTACGCTGCAGCCGGCGTCCCCGAGTACTGGCTGGTGAACTTCCGGGACGATCGCGCGGAAGTCTTCCGTGGGCCGGACCGATCCACGCGCAGCTACGCCGAGAACTTCATCGCGGGCCGCGGCTCGCGGCTGGAGCTGAGGACGCTGCCGGGCGTGGGTGTCGCGGTCGACGAGCTGCTGCCGTCGGGACGGAGCTGA
- a CDS encoding NAD-dependent epimerase/dehydratase family protein, giving the protein MARVLVTGASGFIGTALAPRLAAAGHVPRLLFRRPPNPVPATPGEIVQGDLAEPATLGAAVAGAEAVVHLGAATSGGRLDPAVAYRVNVGGATALIEAARAAGCTRIVVMSTQHVHLPRPGHYGLTKRMADRLFLASGLEATILRPSLVYGPGARGVFVKLAGLVRRLPVIPVIGPGTWHLRPVFLDDLIDLVVATLARPELAGRTYDVGGPDLVTYNEFLAAICGALGRRCRRVRLPIRVSFVLASVLERVLRNPPLTVDNVHGATLEAPCDLRALLRDYRPHLTPLAEGLRRTFAEAA; this is encoded by the coding sequence GTGGCTAGGGTCCTCGTCACCGGCGCGAGCGGCTTCATCGGCACGGCGCTCGCGCCGCGGCTCGCCGCCGCGGGACACGTGCCGCGGCTCCTCTTCCGCCGCCCGCCGAACCCCGTGCCCGCGACGCCGGGCGAGATCGTCCAGGGCGACCTCGCCGAGCCGGCCACGCTCGGCGCCGCCGTGGCCGGCGCCGAGGCCGTCGTCCACCTCGGCGCCGCCACCTCGGGCGGGCGCCTCGATCCGGCCGTCGCCTACCGAGTCAACGTCGGTGGCGCCACCGCCCTCATCGAGGCGGCCAGAGCTGCCGGATGCACGCGCATCGTCGTGATGAGCACCCAGCACGTCCACCTGCCGCGCCCCGGCCACTACGGGCTGACCAAGCGGATGGCCGACCGCCTCTTCCTCGCCTCCGGGCTCGAGGCGACGATCCTGCGCCCGAGCCTCGTCTACGGGCCCGGCGCGCGCGGCGTCTTCGTCAAGCTCGCCGGCCTCGTCAGGCGCCTGCCCGTGATCCCGGTGATCGGCCCCGGCACCTGGCATCTGCGCCCCGTCTTCCTCGACGACCTGATCGACCTCGTCGTCGCGACGCTCGCGCGCCCGGAGCTCGCGGGGCGGACCTACGACGTCGGCGGCCCCGACCTGGTGACCTACAACGAGTTCCTCGCCGCCATCTGTGGCGCGCTCGGGCGGCGCTGCCGGCGCGTGCGGCTGCCGATCCGCGTGAGCTTCGTGCTGGCGAGCGTGCTCGAGCGCGTGCTCCGCAATCCGCCGCTCACGGTCGACAACGTCCACGGCGCGACGCTCGAGGCCCCGTGCGACCTCCGCGCGCTCCTGCGCGACTACCGGCCGCACCTGACGCCGCTCGCCGAGGGGCTCCGCCGCACGTTCGCGGAGGCCGCGTGA
- a CDS encoding cytochrome c has protein sequence MACFPTCCAGSPAPGPRSVAAALLVLLLAAPAGAVTARDLYDQACASCHGADGRGAPAGTAIAVPLPDFTDCVFATAETTANWVGLVREGGRFLGMSSQMPAFADVLSDEEMRAVLTYVRGFCPEPGYPIGDLNYRRPVFVEKAFPEDEAVATTAYESARHTRASTTELSVEKRIGRRGQVEVAVPSSVVDRDGRTAGVGDVALEYKHVLLAAPSWRTVVSGGLAVELPTGSRRHGVGAGTTLVTPQLFSAHAVGRLVAQAQIRGELPADSARAPRQMRYLFALQYPLGPYKKNVVPALELEQTQALDAAVHGATLLGPTLYLPLSRRGHVALGVGGQLPVAGVRPFNWQLAAFLLWEYRDGPFWAW, from the coding sequence GTGGCCTGCTTCCCTACGTGCTGCGCGGGCTCGCCCGCGCCCGGGCCGCGTAGCGTCGCGGCGGCCCTCCTCGTCCTCCTCCTCGCGGCGCCGGCGGGTGCGGTCACCGCCCGCGACCTCTACGACCAGGCCTGCGCCTCCTGCCACGGCGCCGACGGCCGCGGCGCGCCCGCGGGCACGGCCATCGCGGTGCCGCTCCCCGACTTCACCGACTGCGTGTTCGCGACGGCGGAGACCACGGCCAACTGGGTCGGGCTCGTGCGCGAGGGCGGCCGCTTCCTCGGCATGTCGTCCCAGATGCCCGCCTTCGCTGACGTGCTGTCGGACGAGGAGATGCGGGCCGTGCTCACCTACGTCCGCGGCTTCTGCCCCGAGCCGGGCTACCCGATCGGCGACCTCAACTATCGCCGCCCGGTGTTCGTCGAGAAGGCCTTCCCGGAGGACGAGGCAGTGGCGACAACGGCGTACGAGTCGGCGCGCCACACGCGCGCGTCCACCACCGAGCTGTCGGTCGAGAAGCGGATCGGGCGCCGCGGGCAGGTGGAGGTGGCCGTCCCGAGCTCGGTCGTTGACCGCGACGGCCGCACGGCCGGCGTGGGCGACGTCGCGCTCGAGTACAAGCACGTGCTGCTCGCGGCGCCGTCGTGGCGCACGGTGGTCTCGGGAGGTCTCGCGGTCGAGCTGCCCACCGGCAGCCGCCGCCACGGCGTCGGCGCGGGCACGACGCTGGTAACGCCCCAGCTCTTCTCGGCTCACGCGGTCGGGCGGCTCGTCGCCCAGGCGCAGATCAGAGGCGAGCTGCCGGCAGATTCGGCGCGCGCGCCGCGGCAGATGCGCTACCTCTTCGCGCTCCAGTATCCGCTCGGGCCCTACAAGAAGAACGTCGTCCCCGCGCTCGAGCTCGAGCAGACCCAGGCGCTCGACGCCGCGGTGCACGGCGCGACGCTCCTCGGGCCGACGCTCTACCTGCCGCTCAGCCGCCGCGGCCATGTCGCGCTCGGCGTCGGCGGCCAGCTGCCGGTCGCCGGCGTGCGGCCGTTCAACTGGCAGCTCGCGGCGTTCCTGCTCTGGGAGTACCGCGACGGCCCGTTCTGGGCGTGGTGA